The Humulus lupulus chromosome 3, drHumLupu1.1, whole genome shotgun sequence genome window below encodes:
- the LOC133823449 gene encoding DNA polymerase delta small subunit codes for MKEAMEIDSEKAFQRKQSSYNSSDEKFEIRKETYRGQQYSQIYFARLHMLRTILYSLAPNWKPHLPVRTVLELEEGKECIVVGTLYKHMKLKPSILEEYSKERTVAPLVKVHNFMHTDDYLVLEDESGRVKLSGHALSPPVYVTGVVVALHGKAGPGDFVVEDVLEVGLPPQIEKSLKSKEDKYVVFVSGLRVGSGNSNPLQFQLLVDHITGHLGDEEEQGIAAQIVQVVIAGNSFEIPRELLNGQTLASKDQSRLCEPIKELDILLTQIAAGLPLDIMPGLNDPANFSLPQQPLNRCLFPGSSTYNTFRSCPNPHCFDLDNIRFLGTSGQNIDDLEKYSEAKDKLEFMERTLKWRHLAPTAPNTLGCYPFTDMDPFLIESCPHVYFVGNQDKYDSRLITGSEGQMVRLISIPKFCETGVAVVLNMRNLESYALSLGTQLIS; via the exons ATGAAAGAAGCCATGGAAATCGATTCGGAGAAAGCTTTCCAGAGAAAACAATCATCTTATAACTCTTCG GATGAGAAGTTTGAGATTCGGAAAGAGACGTACAGGGGTCAACAGTATAGTCAGATTTACTTTGCCCGTCTTCACATGTTGAGGACTATTCTCTATTCCCTTGCTCCTAATTGGAAACCTCATTTACCAG TACGTACTGTTTTGGAATTAGAAGAGGGGAAGGAATGCATAGTTGTTGGAACCTTGTACAAGCACATGAAACTCAAACCTTCAATTCTTGAGGAGTACTCTAAGGAG AGAACTGTTGCCCCACTTGTCAAGGTACATAATTTTATGCACACGGATGATTACCTTGTCTTAGAAGATGAAAGTGGAAGAGTTAAGCTTAGTGGCCATGCTCTTTCGCCTCCTGTTTATGTTACAG GGGTGGTTGTTGCTTTGCATGGAAAAGCAGGACCTGGTGATTTCGTTGTTGAAGATGTTTTGGAAGTTGGCCTACCTCCACAAATTGAGAAATCACTTAAATCAA AAGAAGACAAATATGTTGTTTTTGTATCTGGGTTGCGAGTTGGAAGTGGCAATTCTAACCCTCTCCAGTTTCAGCTTCTTGTTGATCACATTACTGGACATCTAGGAGATGAAGAG GAACAAGGTATTGCAGCACAAATAGTTCAAGTTGTAATTGCTGGAAATTCATTTGAAATTCCTCGAGAACTTCTTAATGGACAG ACTTTGGCTTCAAAAGATCAATCAAGGTTATGTGAGCCTATCAAAGAGCTGGATATCTTGTTGACCCAG ATTGCTGCAGGTTTGCCTTTGGATATCATGCCAGGTCTTAATGACCCTGCTAACTTTTCCTTGCCACAACAG CCCTTGAACAGATGTCTTTTCCCAGGATCATCAACGTACAACACATTTAGATCTTGTCCAAATCCTCACTGTTTTGACCTCGACAATATCAG ATTCCTTGGAACATCAGGTCAGAATATTGATGATCTTGAGAAGTATTCAGAAGCAAAGGATAAACTTGAGTTTATGGAAAGGACATTGAAGTGGAGGCATCTAGCACCTACAGCACCTAATACTCTTG GGTGTTATCCTTTCACTGATATGGACCCCTTTCTGATTGAGAGCTGTCCTCATGTTTACTTTGTTGGTAATCAGGACAAGTATGACAGTCGCCTAATAACAG GGTCTGAAGGCCAGATGGTAAGACTCATTTCCATTCCCAAATTCTGTGAGACAGGAGTTGCTGTAGTG CTAAACATGAGAAACCTCGAATCCTATGCTCTCTCTCTTGGGACTCAATTAATCTCATGA
- the LOC133825436 gene encoding uncharacterized protein LOC133825436: MAESVSFSVNNSNASIQILTGSNYKKWKRDVDFSLGIMDLDLCMHEDQPAALIDASTTAQRTLHAQWEKSNRLSLIAMKKLIPEHLLSGLPENTNAEEFLTNVGKLYDTGENPETGSLMDEIQTIKYDENKGVRDFILKIVPIQSKLKDHKVPLPDSYIIHHALHALLASFSLIKTAYNTYNQAWSINDLISKCVAEEN, translated from the coding sequence TTTCTTTTTCTGTGAACAACAGCAATGCTTCAATTCAAATTCTGACTGGGTCCAACTACAAGAAGTGGAAACGAGATGTGGATTTTAGTTTGGGAATCATGGACTTGGACCTATGCATGCATGAAGATCAACCTGCTGCTCTTATTGATGCGAGCACTACTGCCCAACGAACTCTCCATGCACAATGGGAAAAGTCAAATCGTCTCAGTCTTATAGCTATGAAAAAATTGATTCCTGAACATCTTTTGAGCGGTCTGCCTGAGAACACTAATGCCGAAGAGTTTTTAACTAATGTGGGAAAATTGTATGACACTGGTGAGAATCCTGAAACTGGATCTCTTATGGATGAGATTCAAACCATCAAGTATGATGAAAATAAAGGAGTAAGGGACTTCATTTTAAAAATTGTCCCTATTCAATCAAAGCTAAAAGATCATAAGGTTCCTCTACCTGATTCCTATATTATTCACCATGCTCTCCATGCTCTTCTTGCATCTTTCAGTCTCATTAAGACAGCTTACAACACTTATAATCAAGCATGGAGCATAAATGACCTAATTTCAAAGTGTGTGGCTGAGGAAAACTAG